One region of Hoeflea sp. 108 genomic DNA includes:
- a CDS encoding LacI family DNA-binding transcriptional regulator, with protein MEGPLAQKIKLSTIADALGVSTATVSLALRDSPLVADVTRDRIKQHAREIGYIYNRRAASLRTSRSGIVGVVVHDIMNPFYAEILRSIESELDRSRQTFILSNHYDDLEKQRTFVDTLLQLGADGVIMSPAIGTPPEDIIMAEENGLPAVLIARSVEGAEVPVFRGDDAYGTALATNHLISLGHKRIAMIGGTDQTSTGRHRYQGYLNAMEAAGLEVLPSWRIAGPRTKQGGFEAAGQFLALKDKPTAACCWNDLVAIGLMNGIARAGLVPGIDVSVTGYDDLEEAEIATPALTTVWNGQREVGRRAASALLDKLNGQQVRPSQELIKPELHVRQSTGKPRERA; from the coding sequence ATGGAGGGCCCGCTGGCTCAGAAGATCAAGCTTTCGACGATTGCCGACGCACTCGGAGTCTCGACCGCGACTGTGTCGCTCGCCTTGCGCGACAGCCCGCTTGTTGCCGACGTCACCCGTGACCGCATCAAGCAGCACGCCCGCGAGATCGGTTACATCTACAACCGCCGTGCAGCCAGCCTGCGCACCTCGCGCTCCGGCATCGTCGGGGTCGTCGTGCACGACATCATGAACCCGTTCTATGCCGAGATCCTGCGCTCGATCGAGAGCGAGCTGGACCGCAGCCGGCAGACCTTCATCCTGTCGAATCACTATGACGATCTTGAAAAGCAGCGCACCTTCGTCGACACGCTGCTGCAACTCGGCGCCGATGGCGTGATCATGTCGCCGGCCATCGGCACGCCGCCCGAGGACATCATCATGGCCGAGGAGAACGGACTGCCGGCGGTGCTGATCGCGCGCTCCGTCGAGGGCGCCGAGGTTCCTGTCTTCCGCGGCGACGATGCCTATGGCACCGCGCTCGCCACCAATCATCTGATCTCGCTCGGCCATAAGCGCATCGCCATGATCGGCGGCACCGACCAGACCTCGACCGGCCGCCATCGTTATCAGGGCTATCTCAATGCGATGGAGGCAGCCGGGCTCGAAGTGCTGCCGTCATGGCGCATCGCCGGCCCGCGCACCAAGCAGGGCGGGTTCGAGGCGGCGGGGCAGTTCCTGGCGCTCAAGGACAAGCCGACGGCTGCCTGTTGCTGGAACGATCTCGTCGCCATCGGCCTGATGAACGGCATCGCCCGTGCCGGTCTGGTGCCGGGCATCGACGTTTCCGTCACCGGCTATGACGACCTCGAGGAAGCCGAGATCGCAACGCCGGCGCTGACCACCGTCTGGAACGGTCAGCGCGAGGTCGGCCGCCGTGCGGCAAGCGCCCTGCTCGACAAACTCAATGGTCAGCAGGTGCGCCCCTCGCAGGAGCTCATCAAGCCGGAACTGCATGTCCGCCAGTCGACGGGCAAGCCTAGGGAACGAGCATAG
- a CDS encoding DMT family transporter, with amino-acid sequence MTSQKPAETATPTSAILLIFASGLVFSFLDTSAKHLVTSGLAAPFVTWVRFAVHAVLVLVLFKAWRRPERLVPQSLSMQILRAVFMFGSTIFNFAALQTLQLAETVSINFASPMVITALAGPMLGEWAGWRRWLAVGVGFLGVIVITRPGFGGFGIGHLFSICAMLSSSLYNILTRKMGGTETAESLILYSAVVPAIFMLPALPLAGSMPAHLYDWLVLFGLGVFGGFGHWLLIKAYMRATATALAPYPYLQMVWMIILGWLVFDQLPDRWTLAGATIIVGSGLYIVHREHTLRVRNRAALNAEAEELAKKL; translated from the coding sequence GTGACCTCCCAAAAACCAGCAGAAACCGCAACGCCGACCTCGGCGATCCTGCTGATATTCGCCTCGGGCCTGGTCTTCTCCTTCCTCGATACCAGTGCCAAGCACCTGGTCACCTCGGGCCTGGCCGCACCTTTCGTCACCTGGGTGCGCTTCGCCGTCCATGCCGTGCTGGTGCTCGTGCTGTTCAAGGCCTGGCGGCGGCCGGAGCGGTTGGTGCCTCAGAGCCTGTCAATGCAGATCCTGCGCGCCGTCTTCATGTTCGGCTCGACGATCTTCAACTTTGCCGCCCTGCAGACGCTGCAACTGGCCGAGACTGTGTCGATCAATTTCGCCAGTCCCATGGTCATCACCGCACTCGCCGGCCCGATGCTGGGCGAATGGGCCGGCTGGCGGCGCTGGCTTGCTGTCGGCGTCGGCTTCCTCGGCGTCATCGTCATCACCCGGCCGGGTTTTGGCGGCTTCGGCATCGGTCACCTGTTTTCGATCTGCGCGATGCTGAGTTCGTCGCTCTACAACATCCTGACCCGCAAGATGGGCGGTACCGAAACGGCTGAAAGCCTGATCCTCTATTCGGCGGTCGTGCCGGCCATCTTCATGCTGCCGGCGCTGCCGCTGGCAGGCTCGATGCCCGCCCATCTCTATGACTGGCTGGTACTGTTCGGGCTCGGCGTTTTCGGCGGCTTCGGCCATTGGCTGCTGATCAAGGCCTACATGCGTGCCACTGCCACGGCACTTGCGCCCTATCCCTATCTGCAGATGGTGTGGATGATCATTCTGGGCTGGCTGGTGTTCGACCAGCTACCCGACCGCTGGACCCTTGCCGGGGCTACGATCATCGTCGGCAGCGGCCTCTATATAGTCCATCGCGAGCACACGCTGCGGGTCCGTAACCGTGCGGCACTCAATGCCGAGGCCGAGGAGCTGGCAAAAAAGCTTTGA
- a CDS encoding MarR family transcriptional regulator — translation MSKSNKGAAMNRLHHVARLARTTLAARLLTHGFYAGQDQIMLSLHDEDGQTPGQLASRLGVRPPTITKTINRLQAQGFLEKRASDTDARQAHIYLTDTGRDAIRAVEKSVKKTEKQALRGLDKKDVKQLTKLLLRIEANLSDLAIIDDEVTGSDAEPAAEAEHEVEAEAAE, via the coding sequence ATGTCCAAGTCCAACAAAGGCGCGGCGATGAACCGGCTTCACCATGTGGCCCGGCTGGCGCGCACGACGCTCGCTGCGCGGCTGCTCACGCATGGTTTCTACGCTGGCCAGGACCAGATCATGCTGTCGCTGCACGACGAGGACGGCCAGACGCCCGGCCAGCTCGCCTCGCGCCTCGGCGTTCGTCCGCCGACCATCACCAAGACCATCAACCGGCTGCAGGCGCAGGGCTTTCTCGAAAAGCGCGCCTCCGACACCGATGCGCGCCAGGCCCACATCTACCTGACCGATACCGGCAGGGACGCCATCCGTGCCGTCGAGAAGTCGGTCAAGAAGACCGAGAAGCAGGCGCTCAGGGGCCTGGACAAGAAGGACGTGAAGCAACTGACCAAGCTGTTGCTGCGTATCGAGGCCAATCTGTCGGATCTCGCCATCATTGACGACGAGGTCACCGGCAGCGACGCTGAGCCGGCTGCCGAAGCCGAGCACGAAGTCGAGGCCGAAGCGGCCGAATAG
- a CDS encoding intradiol ring-cleavage dioxygenase translates to MPEKPVNLSRRRALGLIAVTAGGSALLSARAFAQQASPQAGTSLLMPGAGVCMLTPETTEGPYYFDPALERADITEGRKGIDLMVRLQVVDQDCRPIESARVDLWHCDAKGHYSGYPGQGDKRDVDTSGEKFLRGWQSTGKDGIVAFRTIYPGWYRGRTTHIHFKAVPRDGEVLTGQMFFPDDLSEHIYMTAPPYNERQGVRDTMNVDDGILRRAGQGVQSAVREVDAAYEALMIIAVKRAG, encoded by the coding sequence ATGCCTGAAAAACCTGTCAATCTTTCGCGCCGCCGGGCGCTTGGCCTGATCGCGGTAACGGCTGGCGGCAGTGCCTTGCTGTCGGCGCGCGCCTTTGCCCAGCAGGCCTCGCCGCAGGCAGGCACGTCGCTGCTCATGCCCGGGGCGGGTGTCTGCATGCTGACGCCCGAGACGACGGAAGGTCCGTATTATTTCGATCCGGCGCTTGAGCGCGCCGACATCACCGAAGGACGCAAGGGCATCGACCTGATGGTGCGGCTGCAGGTGGTCGACCAGGACTGCCGGCCGATCGAGAGCGCCCGCGTCGACCTCTGGCATTGCGATGCCAAGGGGCATTATTCCGGCTATCCCGGCCAGGGCGACAAGCGCGATGTCGACACGTCGGGCGAAAAATTCCTGCGCGGCTGGCAAAGCACCGGCAAGGACGGCATCGTCGCCTTCAGGACGATCTATCCCGGCTGGTATCGCGGCCGCACCACCCATATCCACTTCAAGGCGGTGCCCAGGGACGGCGAGGTGCTGACCGGGCAGATGTTCTTCCCCGACGATCTCAGCGAACACATCTACATGACCGCTCCGCCCTACAACGAGCGGCAGGGCGTGCGCGACACCATGAATGTCGACGACGGCATCCTGCGCCGGGCCGGGCAGGGCGTGCAGAGTGCCGTGCGTGAAGTCGATGCCGCCTACGAGGCGCTGATGATCATTGCGGTGAAGCGCGCCGGCTAA
- a CDS encoding GTP-binding protein — MTEAQTQIPVTVLTGYLGSGKTTLLNRILSENHGKRYAVIVNEFGEIGIDNDLIVESDEEIYEMNNGCVCCTVRGDLIRVVEGLMRRPGRFDAIVVETTGLADPVPVAQTFFMDDDVRSKTKLDAVVALVDAKHLPLRLKDSREAEDQIAFADVVVLNKTDLVNEDELRQVEATIRAINPTAKIHRTTRAGVALDQVLDRGAFDLQRVLADDPHFLDAHDHDHDHDHECGPNCDHDHHHHHDHDHHHHDHHHHDHDHDHDHDHGAVSPIHDVTVKSVSLRGGDMDPKKFFPWIEKITQMEGPNILRLKGIIAIKDDPDRYVLQGVHMIIEGDHQRAWKDGEKRESRLVFIGRELDAERLTRSFEACQAA; from the coding sequence ATGACCGAAGCTCAGACCCAAATCCCCGTCACCGTGCTGACCGGCTATCTCGGCTCCGGCAAGACGACCCTGCTCAACCGCATCCTGTCCGAGAACCACGGCAAGCGTTATGCGGTCATCGTCAACGAATTCGGCGAGATCGGCATCGACAACGACCTGATCGTGGAATCCGACGAGGAAATCTACGAGATGAACAATGGCTGCGTCTGCTGCACCGTGCGCGGCGACCTGATCCGCGTCGTCGAAGGCCTGATGCGCCGGCCCGGCCGTTTCGACGCCATCGTCGTCGAGACCACCGGCCTTGCCGACCCGGTACCGGTTGCCCAGACCTTCTTCATGGACGACGACGTCCGCTCCAAGACCAAGCTCGACGCCGTTGTCGCCCTGGTCGACGCCAAGCACCTGCCGCTGCGCCTGAAAGATTCTCGCGAGGCCGAGGACCAGATCGCCTTCGCCGACGTCGTCGTTCTCAACAAGACCGACCTCGTCAACGAGGACGAGCTGCGCCAGGTCGAGGCAACCATCCGCGCCATCAACCCGACGGCCAAGATCCATCGCACCACCCGCGCCGGCGTGGCGCTCGACCAGGTGCTCGACCGCGGCGCCTTCGATCTGCAGCGCGTCCTGGCCGACGATCCGCATTTCCTCGACGCGCACGATCACGACCATGACCACGATCATGAATGTGGCCCGAACTGCGACCACGACCATCATCACCACCACGATCATGATCACCACCACCATGATCACCACCACCATGATCATGACCATGACCACGATCACGACCATGGCGCGGTGTCGCCGATCCACGATGTGACGGTGAAGTCGGTGTCGCTGCGCGGCGGCGACATGGACCCCAAGAAGTTCTTCCCCTGGATCGAAAAGATCACCCAGATGGAAGGCCCCAACATCCTGCGCCTCAAGGGTATCATCGCTATCAAGGACGATCCGGACCGCTATGTGCTCCAGGGCGTCCACATGATCATCGAGGGCGACCACCAGCGTGCCTGGAAGGATGGCGAGAAGCGCGAGAGCCGGCTGGTGTTCATCGGCCGCGAACTCGACGCCGAGCGCCTGACGCGTAGCTTCGAGGCCTGCCAGGCGGCGTAA
- a CDS encoding WD40 repeat domain-containing protein, which yields MPTVAPFDLEGHCVAAAFLDNIPFFALADGMVHWLDHGQKSLKLHDGLLAATTTARNDLLITGGEDGKVMSLSSAGSAEELASAGRKWVTSVASGPQGAVAYASGRNAWVRFADGKIKEYAHPRSAEGIAFSPKGMRIGVARYNGATLHFPAAEGAPTELQWDGAHTGITFSPDGAYVVTSMQENALHGWKLADGKHMRMTGYPAKVKSLSWSAKGKWLASSGAPAAIVWPFTGKDGPMGKAPLELGTRANAMVTTVSCHPSEDIVAVGFDDGMVLAVRLADSKEVLLRRPGKGAITSMAWDKDERRIAFGSAAGDCGVIDIAG from the coding sequence ATGCCGACAGTCGCCCCGTTTGATCTCGAAGGCCATTGCGTTGCTGCAGCCTTCCTCGACAACATCCCCTTCTTCGCGCTCGCCGACGGCATGGTGCACTGGCTCGACCACGGCCAGAAGTCGCTGAAGCTGCATGACGGGCTGCTGGCGGCGACCACGACAGCCAGGAACGACCTGCTGATCACGGGCGGCGAGGACGGCAAGGTGATGTCGCTTTCGTCAGCGGGATCAGCCGAAGAGCTGGCCAGCGCCGGCCGCAAATGGGTGACGTCGGTGGCTTCAGGCCCGCAGGGTGCGGTCGCCTATGCCAGCGGCCGCAATGCCTGGGTTCGCTTCGCCGACGGCAAGATCAAGGAATATGCCCACCCGCGCTCTGCCGAAGGCATCGCTTTTTCGCCCAAGGGCATGCGCATCGGCGTCGCCCGCTACAATGGCGCGACCCTGCATTTCCCGGCCGCCGAGGGCGCACCTACCGAGCTGCAGTGGGACGGCGCACACACCGGCATCACCTTTTCGCCCGACGGCGCCTATGTCGTGACATCAATGCAGGAAAACGCGCTGCATGGCTGGAAGCTCGCCGACGGCAAGCACATGCGCATGACCGGCTATCCCGCCAAGGTGAAGAGCCTGTCGTGGAGCGCCAAGGGCAAGTGGCTGGCGAGCTCCGGCGCGCCGGCGGCCATCGTCTGGCCATTCACAGGCAAGGACGGCCCGATGGGCAAGGCGCCTCTGGAACTCGGCACCCGCGCCAACGCCATGGTGACCACGGTCTCGTGCCATCCGAGCGAAGACATCGTCGCAGTCGGCTTCGACGACGGCATGGTGCTGGCGGTGCGTTTGGCCGACTCCAAGGAGGTGCTTTTGCGCCGCCCCGGCAAGGGCGCCATCACCTCCATGGCCTGGGACAAGGACGAACGCCGCATCGCCTTCGGCAGTGCCGCCGGCGATTGCGGCGTCATCGATATCGCGGGCTGA
- a CDS encoding MarR family transcriptional regulator, producing MTFQKDRSAGYLANQMARLFAKGLQQRIRPLGLAPAQFMTLLALWDEDGLTQSELVRRLDVEQATMANTLTRMERDGLIERRTRPDDGRSQSVHLTPRAVALRGPATEAARAQNEAALAAFSEDERRTFLALMRRAIAAMHQD from the coding sequence ATGACCTTCCAGAAAGACCGCTCAGCCGGCTATCTCGCCAACCAGATGGCGCGGCTCTTCGCCAAAGGCCTGCAACAGCGCATCCGCCCGCTCGGCCTTGCGCCGGCGCAGTTCATGACCCTGCTGGCCCTGTGGGACGAGGACGGGCTGACCCAGAGCGAACTGGTGCGCCGGCTCGACGTCGAGCAGGCGACCATGGCCAACACGCTGACACGGATGGAGCGCGACGGGCTGATCGAGCGGCGCACCCGGCCCGACGATGGCCGCTCGCAGTCCGTTCACCTGACCCCGAGAGCCGTGGCGCTGCGTGGACCCGCGACCGAGGCGGCGCGGGCGCAAAATGAGGCAGCGCTCGCCGCCTTCAGTGAAGACGAACGCCGTACATTCCTCGCTTTGATGCGGCGCGCTATCGCAGCCATGCACCAGGACTGA
- a CDS encoding aspartate aminotransferase family protein, producing MNRIERPETTEGGVPLSRIAELAATEAEIFRHARPKSEAALGNGMAGFFNGVPMHWMKDWPTPFPILVDKASGATITDVDGNKLADFCLGDTGSMFGHSPAPVARAIRRQAARGLTYMLPSEDSLTLGLLLAKRFGLPHWQIATTATDANRFALRVARAVTGRDKILVFNGCYHGAVDETMVRLDDGKPINRPGLAGEFRDLTQRTRIVEFNDLEALEKALSHGDVACVITEPVLTNSCMVLPEPGFLEGVRALTRQAGTLLLIDETHTISTGPGGYTRKHNLEPDLFVLGKPVAGGVPASVWGMSEDLAARYAAYNATKEPGYSGMGTTLSANPLQFAAMRATLEEVMTEENYAHMETLAERLATGLDKAIRKRKLPWHVMRVGARVEFICAPGPLRNGGEAEHAHASRLEAAVHVALVNRGVLIAPFHNMMLVSPVTTARQVDRLVAAFGDIAARLTA from the coding sequence ATGAACCGCATCGAACGACCCGAAACCACCGAAGGCGGCGTGCCGCTGTCGCGCATCGCAGAGCTTGCAGCGACGGAGGCGGAAATCTTCCGCCACGCCCGGCCCAAATCGGAGGCCGCATTGGGCAACGGCATGGCAGGGTTCTTCAACGGCGTCCCGATGCACTGGATGAAAGACTGGCCGACGCCCTTCCCCATCCTGGTCGACAAGGCGAGCGGTGCCACCATCACCGACGTCGACGGCAACAAGCTGGCCGACTTCTGCCTCGGCGACACCGGCTCGATGTTCGGCCATTCGCCGGCGCCCGTCGCCCGTGCCATCCGCCGCCAGGCTGCCCGCGGCCTGACCTATATGCTGCCGTCGGAGGATTCGCTCACGCTTGGCCTGCTCTTGGCAAAACGCTTCGGCCTGCCGCACTGGCAGATCGCGACGACGGCGACCGACGCAAATCGCTTTGCGCTGCGCGTCGCCCGCGCCGTCACCGGCCGCGACAAGATCCTCGTTTTCAACGGCTGCTACCACGGCGCGGTCGACGAGACGATGGTGCGGCTCGACGATGGCAAGCCGATCAACCGTCCTGGCCTCGCCGGCGAGTTCCGCGACCTCACCCAGCGCACGCGTATTGTCGAGTTCAACGATCTCGAGGCGCTGGAGAAGGCGCTGAGCCATGGCGACGTCGCCTGCGTCATCACTGAGCCTGTATTGACCAACTCCTGCATGGTGCTGCCCGAGCCCGGCTTCCTCGAAGGCGTGCGCGCGCTGACGCGGCAGGCCGGCACGCTGCTTCTGATCGATGAGACCCACACCATCTCGACCGGCCCGGGCGGCTACACCAGAAAGCACAATCTCGAGCCCGACCTGTTCGTGCTCGGCAAGCCTGTTGCCGGCGGTGTGCCGGCGAGCGTGTGGGGCATGAGCGAAGATCTCGCGGCCCGCTACGCTGCCTACAATGCCACCAAGGAGCCGGGCTATTCCGGCATGGGCACGACGCTGTCGGCCAATCCCCTCCAGTTCGCGGCGATGCGCGCAACGCTCGAAGAGGTCATGACCGAGGAAAACTACGCCCACATGGAGACGCTGGCCGAACGGCTGGCAACCGGCCTCGACAAGGCGATCCGAAAACGGAAACTGCCCTGGCACGTGATGCGTGTCGGCGCCCGTGTCGAGTTCATATGCGCCCCCGGCCCGCTCCGCAATGGCGGCGAGGCCGAGCACGCACATGCCTCCCGACTGGAGGCTGCCGTGCATGTGGCGCTGGTCAATCGCGGCGTGCTGATCGCGCCGTTCCACAACATGATGCTGGTCTCTCCGGTGACGACAGCGCGGCAGGTCGACAGACTGGTTGCAGCTTTCGGCGATATTGCCGCCCGTCTTACGGCATGA
- a CDS encoding glutamine synthetase family protein, whose product MTSPSGSTIEEARAFLDANPDIEAFDIVLTDANGVGRGKIIRRHELMGLYEGGRHLPISILGLDITGEDVHETGLIWDSGDGDLRAWPIPGTLKPLHGTSPARGQVLMSMFHLDGAPMTSDPRLALKRQVDRLAEKGLYPAGAFELEFFLLANDRDGDGKVQPARAVLDGRASGKTEVYSVDHLHGMEPLFSDIYAAAKVQCIPAETVISEYAPGQYELTLRYRKDVMQAADDLLMLKRLVRAQARRHGVTACFMAKPIEKYAGSGMHFHVSLLDRDGRNVFTEAEEGTWEPKLLHALGGLADTMAESMLVFAPHANSWRRFVSQSYAPVAPTWGVNNRSVALRVPAGDAKNRRIEHRPSGVDANPYLVAATILAGISKGLEEQLDPGPETSGNGYEQAEGTESVMPPDWRSAIEAAKASEFLRTALGHDLHRTFTAIKESEYFRVARTVSELDYHLYLHEV is encoded by the coding sequence ATGACATCACCTTCCGGCTCGACCATCGAAGAGGCCAGAGCCTTCCTCGACGCGAACCCTGATATCGAAGCCTTCGACATCGTTCTGACAGACGCCAATGGCGTCGGCCGCGGCAAGATCATTCGCCGCCATGAACTGATGGGACTGTACGAAGGCGGACGCCACCTGCCGATCTCGATCCTCGGCCTCGACATCACAGGCGAGGACGTCCACGAAACCGGCCTGATCTGGGATTCCGGCGACGGTGACCTGCGTGCATGGCCGATCCCGGGCACGCTGAAGCCGTTGCATGGCACCAGCCCGGCCCGCGGCCAGGTGCTGATGTCGATGTTCCATCTCGACGGCGCACCGATGACCTCGGACCCCCGCCTGGCGCTGAAGCGCCAGGTCGACAGGCTGGCCGAAAAGGGTCTTTACCCCGCCGGCGCCTTCGAGCTCGAATTCTTCCTGCTCGCCAACGACCGCGACGGCGACGGCAAGGTCCAGCCGGCCCGCGCAGTGCTGGATGGTCGTGCCTCGGGCAAGACCGAAGTCTATTCGGTCGACCATCTGCACGGCATGGAGCCTTTGTTCTCCGACATCTATGCTGCCGCAAAAGTGCAATGCATCCCGGCCGAGACGGTCATCTCGGAATACGCGCCGGGCCAATACGAGCTCACTTTGCGCTACCGCAAGGACGTGATGCAGGCGGCTGACGACCTGCTGATGCTGAAGCGGCTGGTGCGCGCCCAGGCTCGCCGCCACGGGGTGACTGCCTGCTTCATGGCCAAGCCGATCGAGAAATATGCCGGCTCGGGCATGCATTTCCACGTCTCGCTGCTCGACCGCGACGGTCGCAATGTCTTCACTGAAGCCGAGGAAGGCACCTGGGAGCCGAAGCTGCTGCACGCGCTCGGCGGCCTCGCCGACACGATGGCGGAATCGATGCTGGTGTTTGCCCCGCACGCCAACTCGTGGCGCCGCTTCGTGTCACAGTCCTATGCACCGGTGGCGCCGACCTGGGGCGTCAACAACCGCTCGGTGGCGCTGCGCGTGCCGGCGGGCGACGCCAAGAACCGCCGCATCGAGCACCGCCCCTCGGGCGTCGACGCCAACCCCTACCTTGTCGCCGCGACCATCCTCGCCGGCATCTCGAAGGGACTGGAGGAACAACTCGATCCCGGCCCGGAAACCTCAGGCAACGGCTACGAACAGGCTGAAGGCACCGAAAGCGTGATGCCGCCGGACTGGCGCTCGGCCATCGAGGCCGCCAAGGCCTCGGAATTCCTGCGCACCGCACTCGGCCACGACCTGCACCGCACGTTCACGGCGATCAAGGAAAGCGAATATTTCCGCGTCGCCCGCACGGTCAGCGAGCTGGACTACCACCTCTATCTACACGAGGTGTGA
- a CDS encoding putative DNA modification/repair radical SAM protein has translation MAVLSTREKLAILSDAAKYDASCASSGAGGRDSLKSGGIGSTEGMGICHSYAPDGRCISLLKILLTNFCIYDCSYCINRSSSNVRRARFTVDEVVRLTMDFYKRNYIEGLFLSSGVVRSPDNTMGEMVEVARRLRLDEKFGGYIHLKTIPEASAELIEKAGLYADRLSINVELPTDEGVKRLAPEKRPETIRVSMAKLRSKIEEKAEPTLRTKTRERFAPGGQSTQMIVGADATPDAGILKTSARLYGSYQLRRVYYSAFSPIPDASSALPLRKPPLMREHRLYQADWLMRFYGFDQGEILDGQPDGMLDLEIDPKLAWALRNRASFPVDVNRADKERLLRIPGFGTRAVERIIETRRFKRLRLEDVGRLCQSIAKVRPFIVADGWSPGAATDAARLRETIAPKPQQLELFR, from the coding sequence ATGGCAGTTCTTTCGACCCGCGAGAAACTCGCGATCCTTTCCGACGCCGCGAAATATGACGCCTCCTGCGCCTCGTCGGGTGCCGGCGGGCGCGACTCGCTCAAGTCCGGCGGCATCGGCTCGACCGAGGGCATGGGCATCTGTCACTCTTACGCGCCCGACGGCCGCTGCATCTCTCTGCTCAAGATCCTGCTGACCAATTTCTGCATCTACGACTGCAGCTACTGCATCAATCGCTCCTCCTCCAATGTCCGCCGCGCCCGCTTCACGGTCGATGAGGTGGTGCGGCTGACCATGGACTTCTACAAGCGCAACTACATCGAGGGGCTGTTCCTGTCGTCGGGCGTCGTCCGTTCGCCCGACAACACCATGGGAGAGATGGTGGAGGTGGCACGACGGCTCAGGCTCGACGAGAAATTCGGCGGCTACATTCATCTCAAGACCATCCCCGAGGCGTCCGCCGAGTTGATCGAGAAGGCCGGCCTCTATGCTGATCGCCTGTCGATCAATGTCGAGCTGCCGACCGACGAGGGCGTGAAGCGGCTGGCGCCGGAGAAACGGCCGGAGACGATCCGTGTCTCGATGGCAAAGCTGCGCTCGAAGATCGAGGAGAAGGCGGAGCCGACGCTACGGACGAAGACGCGTGAGCGCTTTGCCCCGGGAGGCCAGTCGACGCAGATGATCGTCGGCGCCGACGCCACGCCGGATGCCGGCATCCTCAAGACCAGCGCCCGGCTCTATGGCAGCTACCAGCTGCGACGCGTCTACTATTCGGCCTTCAGCCCGATCCCCGACGCCTCCTCCGCCCTGCCCCTCAGGAAGCCGCCGCTGATGCGCGAGCACCGGCTCTACCAGGCCGACTGGCTGATGCGTTTCTACGGCTTTGACCAGGGCGAAATCCTCGACGGCCAGCCAGACGGCATGCTCGACCTGGAAATCGACCCCAAGCTTGCCTGGGCGCTGCGCAACCGTGCCTCGTTCCCTGTCGACGTCAACCGCGCCGACAAGGAGAGGCTGCTGCGCATCCCGGGTTTCGGCACGCGCGCCGTCGAGCGCATCATCGAGACGCGCCGCTTCAAGCGGTTGCGCTTGGAAGATGTCGGCCGTCTCTGCCAATCCATCGCCAAGGTGCGCCCGTTCATCGTCGCCGACGGCTGGTCACCGGGTGCCGCCACCGACGCGGCACGGCTGCGCGAGACGATCGCACCGAAGCCGCAGCAGCTCGAGCTGTTCCGATGA